In Calypte anna isolate BGI_N300 chromosome 5, bCalAnn1_v1.p, whole genome shotgun sequence, the sequence TCcagagaagctggggaggggctttgaACAAaagcctggagggatgggatgaggaataatggttttaaactagaagaggaGCAATTGAGGttaatgaggaagaaattcccaggctgcccagagaagctgtggctgccccatccctggaaatgttcaaagcATgggtggatggggcttggagcaagctggtctagtgggagatgtccttgctcatggcagggggatcagaattagatgatctttaaggtcccttccaacctaagctgTTCTAAGATTCTAAGCATCCTGCAGCAAGGATTGGAAAATGGCTTCAGTAGGAATTGATGGGGCTCAAGATGGGATGGAGCAAGGTGAGGGGTATGTGGTGTCTGTGCTCCCTCTGTGCTTTCCAGCCTTGTGCCTAGAAACAGGCAGATGAAGAGACTTAACCTGTGGGGTAAGCAGACTGTAACTGTTTATCCAGCTAAAGTCTTTAGGATTACTCTTATCTCCTCATTCATTTGTGAACTGCAGCAATTGCTTACAGGCAGGCTAAGGTGGGAAAGCTGCCACAAATCctttggcagcagcagtagctgCTTTAAGAAATATACCTTTAGGAAAGAAATCCCTCCTAAATGCCACTCAGGATAAGttggagagaaagcaaagacagTCTGCTGTCCCAGTCTTCCAGAAGAGTTTCTGTAGCTATTGCATATAATCTTTATACTAAGCAAAACTGAAGAGAAGTCCTTGCTGCCTTTTGTCATGGTGTTTCCTCATGAAGGATAGAAGAGGAAAGTTAAGGAATGAAATTGCTTAGAAAACAGGAGCAACAACCTTGAGATTGGAATTCTTGGCTGAATTTGGCAAAATTCTGCTGAGTTGTGGAGACTGCAAAAGCAACTGGTGCTGTAACATCATGAAATAACCAGGCACTTGCAGTAGATCACTTTGCAGAGAAACTGCTTGCTGATTTTTTGATTAATCAGAGATAGCAATTATGTGGACAGTATTTAAACCCACCATATGTTACATATATTACAGGGTAGGTCATGTATGTCCTGTGTCCTTCTGACATAGGACAGAAACTCAGTAGCAGTTCACACAAAAAGAGTAAATCATTTCAGTTTGTCACCCAACCATTCTTAATAAACATTTTCCCAGAATAACTCAAGAGGTGGAGTAAAACACAGACTCTGGTCTGTTCAGTATGAATAAagtaaagcagaaggaagatgtTACAAAAGCAGGTATGCAAGCAGATCAGCAAGTTGTGCTCCTCCAGAATTTTCATGACTTCTTGTAGTTCTGATTCCTATGATTATATGTCCTTAACAAACAGAAGCCTTGATTTTCTTGCATGACTACCTTGGGAAAAGTAAGAATGCAGCCTCTGAAAAGGACATATTTCTGAAAGGTTAAAATCCCTCCTGCCTGTGAATCATGGGAaccaagtttttcttttaagctgtTGGATTTAAAGGGCAATTTTTGCTTTTGACAAATTGCACAACAAAGATTCCTGTCTGCTGAGAAGAaaggggtttttggggggtcaGCTGGATGAGACAGAAATATCACTAATATTGGGGttcaagaaaggggaagaaagccAAGGGAAATAGAGTCTGCTTTAGGAGTATGATGAAAATTCATTCAATTTTGTATTTGGAGCTTGCATACCTGTAGCAGTTGCAGGAGTGGAAGTCAGATCTCTGCTGCTTGCCAACTGAAATAAGATCTTATTTAAGAAGAGCACAGGCACACAAGAGGAGAAAAGGTAAACAAAAGTTTAAGGAGACAGAGATGTAAACCAGACATCATGGTGCCTCCACAGTGAATGTCTTCCtctgcagagaggagacagagggCAGTGCcattgtatttgtttttcttacttCTTTCTTTATTCTTGTGCATTTGCAGGATGCCTTTTTATCATTCCATGTTGACAAGGTGCTGGTCAGTAAGTACCTGAAGCCACTGCAGATTGGGGAGCTGGCACCAGATCAACCCAGTGTTGAGCCCAGTAAAAATGTGAGTCTCCCCTTGTAAATCAGACCAAGGGGAAACATTCTGAGATTAGATCTTGCTCTTCTGCATCAGTGCAGCACCTGCAACAATGAGATCCagtttcttcactttttttttatgctaGTACTTAGAAACAACACCAGAATATCAGTCTGAATCCACATGATGTGGTTGAGAAAGAGATTCCTGAAGCTGAATTTTTCTTATCACAGCAGCTCTACACAAACAGCAGAGCCTTGTTTTGCTCTGCTGAGTATCACAGCTATCACCTTTTGttctttccctgctttctgtGTAGATGGGAATGCTGGAAACCCTCTTACCCAGCTGTGACCATGCCTTGCCTATTTCTTGATCACCAGAGCCTGTATGTACCTTGCTCTATGCAAACTCCTATTCCCCTAAACGATTGGAAAGACAGGCTGGCAAGCTCCTTCATGGGGTGAGTTGCATAGGGACAGGAATCAGGCTTGGGAAGcacctgcagagctggcaaAGACAAAGGTGGGTTGGCCTAGCACCTCTGTCCTCATTTCTTGGTCCTCCTTCCTTGCTGCCCTCTAGCCTGTGGCCAGCTGGGCTGTAGGTACCACTTTTCATACAGGTTTTTTTACCCTCTCTTGATAACCTTGGAAAGGATACAGTGGAGACACAGGGAACCATCGGGACTGGTAGCAGGAATAATTTCATCCATTGTGCTCACCACTAGATGGCAAGCTATGCTCGtgcacacacactgcagcttCCACTAGACACAACTTCCATGTCATCCATGTCCTACCTGCCACGAAGAGGATGGAAGAAACACCAAAGATGCAGTGTTAGGGGCTGGAGGGACAGACCTTGAGCTCAGTGACAGCTAAAGCTCACTGCTGTGTCTTCTTCTCAGGCAAAGGAACAAAGAAGCTGTAGGAGTAAAGATAAAGTTTATTTGTGTGCCAGAtcctttgttctttctttcctcccttcaaGTGGTCCTTGGGTTTTGAGGCTGCAAGCACTGCAGAAACAAGGAACAGTAACACTGGTGCTTCCCACAGAAAATGCTGCTCAAAGACTTCCGTGAGCTGCGGGCTGCTGTGGAGAAAATGGGACTTCTGGAGCCAAATCAACTCTTCTTCTTCCTGCACCTCACTCACATCCTCCTCTTGGATGCTGCAGCTTGGCTCGTTCTCTTCTACTTTGGGACATCCTTAATCCCTGTTCTTGTGTCTCTGCTGGTGCTGACCATATCCCAGGTAAGTGTCTAAGTCCACAGCACGTGGATTTGCATCGACTTTCATAATAATACAGTTGGGGTTTTGTAGTCCTCCACTTTACCTGGACAAATTTCTCCTTTGTCATAAGAAAACAACCACTATATGGCATGTGTTTACAGAAgatgtaaagaaattcttcatgtGGGTAGCTCCCACTAAACCTAGCATGGGATTCTTTCAGCAAGATGCATTCTAGGGGGAACTTCAAAAATATTAGGATTTCATTGTTCCTTTCTGGGTGTGACTTTGGAGCACTGTCCATGAAATTAATCTTgatatttcaaagcaaaggCCAGGTGTAGAACTATCCAGGTCTCTATTCctctttctcccccttcccaatgttttctttttcctcttccaggtCCAAGCTTCATGGTTACAACATGATTTAGGACATCTTTCAGTATTCAGGCAGACCAAGTGGAACCACTTGCTGCATAAATTTGTGATGTGCCACTTGATAGTGAGTACCTAACCCTGGAAAAGCTCCTTAGGTTTGGCTTTGCTGGGGAAGTGTGTGCTCAGAAGACTGGAGGATAACTCTGTCCTTCAGCATGGGGCAAAGGAAGAGAATCCAGCCCTAAAAGTGTTGTACTTTGTCCTTCATGAAACAGGGAGCATCAGCCAGGTGGTGGACTCTTCTGCACTCCCAGCACCATGCTAAACCCAACTGCTTCCAGAAAGATCCTGATATTGATATGCACCCTTTCTTGTTTACTTTGGGAAAGAAGTTATCTGTGGAggtcagtgtgtgtgtgtgctcatgTACCAGGATTTGGGAAGAACACCctagtcaaaaaaaaaaaaaaacccaaaacaaaaaacttgctCTACCATAAAGATCTAAAACTAAGATGTGATGCTTTGTGAGCAGATCACCTTCCACAGTAAGTTCCTTTAGAACTTTATTGAAGAAAACAAGTGAACTTGTAGTTGTAAATAAATCAGACATGATGCATGTGTGTCATAGATAAGGTGGAAAATCCATCAGCCAAAAGTTAATGGTTATTGCAACTTAATGACCTAGTACAACAACTCAGTAATTAAAGATTATTAGATAACTTGTAAACATGAACAACAAGCACGTCAGCAGCTGACCTGGAATTATTACTTTAGTATTCATGTCCAAGGCTCCAGAGATACAGGTGGCTTTGGCAGGTCAATGCCTTCTAGGAGAAGGAAGGAACCAGCACAGCAGGACTGAATAACCCAGGGCTGTTCCTCGAGCTCTGCAGGAGAGTTCTTGGCAGGTTCCTCTCATGGGCAGAAGTCATTTGACCACCTGGGATGTTCTTGGCTTGTAATGCTAGGCCACTTCCAAGGAGTGACACCTGAAAGCAACACAGAACCCTTTTTGCTGTAAAATTACATCAGCTCTTATGAGACCCTGTCAGAGTAGCTacagcactgaaatatttttctccttgaagaCCTCTGGCATCATGAAATTGTGATTTAGGTGTATATAACAGGAGAATAAAATAGgaggtaaaaaaggaaaatacctaTGACTATTTCTGACCAATAATATAACTTAGCCTTGAAATAGCTACTGTCACCAAATTAACTCTGAATGTgataaaacagcaaaaccaggaaTTTCAAGATTTAAAGCCTTACATTAATGGAATAAGGATTTATGGACATTTATATTATGTATGGAAACAGGACAGGTATATCAGAGGAGGAGACAGTAGGAATGAGGGTCTCtcttgggaagaaagaatggaaaacagCAAGCTACCTGTGCAGATTGCTTGGTTTTTCactcaggatttcttttttgttttttctttccacagcttGGGATAAAAAAGACCAAGTACATGCCATATAATCACCAACACAAATACTTCTTCATCAGTGAGTACCTCATTTTTCCTACAATACCACGAGGGGCTCTAAAGGGGCTTGTAGATTTTACTTGTCATCTGTAGGATGTGAGCAGAACTAAGGTGCCTGCATCAAAGATCATAATCAGTTTTTAACTAATTTTTGGAGGACTTGAAGACCTGACTGGATAAAAATCTGAGGTCTCACCTTATAGATAATGCTGCTCAGAGATCacaggtcctttccagcctgaaTTATCTCATGATCCTATGCAAGATCAGGTTACTGTGGCAGTCCAAAAGGATTATTAAGGTGCTGGGGTCTTGTCCTCATTTTTCAGGATTCTccacacctctttttttttctcctctaaagAAGGCATGGTCATAGCTCTCCATGAGGAAATGGAAGGCAATATTACCTGTGTTGCCAGGTGCcctaagcagcagcagaaactgtCATGCTGAAAAGGAACTTCTtgtattacctttattttaCCTCTTGAGGTCAGCAGGCTCCCAGGTTGCTTGCTCTTAGCCTGTGTTGCTGCAGGCTACGATCCAGAAAAACTTGCAGCCCTAAAACTTCTCAGAATATTCTCCATACTGAGCAGCAGTTGAGGGATCCTTTGCTTCCAGTCCATGACATGACCAGTGACAAGGAATTCTCCCTTACAGCTCTTCCTCCACTCCTGTTTCCCACCTACTTCCAGTGCCACACATTTTACATCGCATATACAAAAAGGTATTGGGCGGTaagtgctgctgcttgtgcAACCCAGAAGGGGGCAGCTGTGCCTTCCAACCTTTCTTCTGAACACTAAACCAGGTTCTGTCCAGAGCTCAGTCCCTGCTGTGTGACACTGGAAGGTCCATAGGGGTCAGGAATGGGAGGATGTGGATTTGTAGGAAATGTTGTCCTTGATTTGTTAGCTGTATGCATGTATTTGGGGTTACTTCCCATGCCAGGCAGCTGGAATTAATGCtttgttcttccttctcttgGATGTGTTATGCAGATAGGAGGAACTTCCAGTCAAAATGAGATCCTTGGTCTAGCACTTAATTCATTGTGGAGTCCTGGGCAGTGATTTGATACAAGTTTTCAGCTCATGTTTCTGAAAGCATAGCCATTTgcatattaatttatttactaGGCATGAGTGCTCAGATTCATTATCAAAAAGCATTGTTAGCTTGTGTTAACTTGGACTGCTCCAGCTGAACCAATCCAGCAAAAATCTGTAAAAGCTGAACATAGATTATTCTCTCATGTATATAGACATGACATgaagcttaggaaaaaaattaagtgaatGTAATTTATAATGATGATTTTCTTGACTTGTTGTCTCTGGTTTTGGTAGGACTTGGCCTGGATGCTGACCTTCTATATCAGATTCTTTTTTATGTATGGATCATTATTAGAAATAAAGAGTCTTCTggcatatttttttataatcagGTGATATCTTTCTGAAAGGATCTTCAGTCAACCTCTATGTATTCTTTCCACCTATGCCTCCTTGTCATTCTCTGCCTTTGCTTATCCTTCCATATTCTCCTTTACAGTCtcattttttgcttctctggggttttgggtttttggttttttttgtttaaattttgtaATGTTACTCTAAGATTCTTCTGCTTAATTGTTAGCTCAAATCTTATGGCAGCAAAGAGACTTCACTGAGGGCTGACAAAATTGAGAAATACCTTACATAAAATTCAGTCCTTTGGGTGTTGGGTGTGCTACTGTTGAGAGAAAGAACATTTAACAGAAGCAGCTTAGCCTGGGCTTGCAAACACCCAGGAATTATCCAGCAGCATTGGCTTGAATGGATGACACACTTTACACTTCAATCATTTTACTGATTCTAACCAGTTTGGTCCTTGGCTGCACATAAAACAAGATGTAGCCAGGCtacatcataaaaaaaaaaaaatattaaataatcaTGAGTTTCATAAGGAAGTATGAAACTTTCAGGCTTTGAAAGTTCTTCCAGGTGCTGGATTAGCAAGGCTGGTGTTCAGCTGTGTGTTTGTGAGCCTGGTTATGCTGTTATGTCCAGGGTTTTTCATTGACTTGCTGACCTGTGACTGGATTCTGTCCTCTTGTCTGACTGCACAGGATGCTGGCAAGCagctggtttgtttgggtttcacAGATGAACCATATCCCTATGGATATTTACTATGACAAGAATTTGGACTGGGTGTCTACTCAGGTAAAGTATTTTCCATTCTTAAGAACTGTGGCCATACAGGTGGAAATTCTAACTGTAAGACAAGCAAGTCTTCTATTACTTCAAGGGGTGAGAACCTGTTGGTAACTGAGAAGTAGGATACAGGATTCAGTGACAATGACACAGTGACAATTCATGGGCAATTTAAAGTCAAATCTAGGTCCCAGATCTATTTCCTAAAGATACCAACCTCCCCACTTACTGCATTATTTTGTCTTGGACCTGTTACACTTATGTGGAGAAGGAAGTTTGTGTCCTGCTCTTGTTGAGCAACTAGCAGAACACCAGTGTGGTGTCCCTGGTGTCTCTGCAGACTCACTGGAGTCCAGCAGTAAAGCCTGAGCACCTTAGAAGCACCCTGACATCTCTGCTTTATCTTCTTGGAGAAGATTCAGGAGCAACTTTTGACTGTTCACCTGCATTCACTCAGCCAAATCCTAGTTTTTACCATGGTCCATGTTAGATACTCTACATCCCTTTGCAGGTCCACAAAGCTGAAGGATTATGATCCCTGGCTTGAGGCAGCTCAGCttgggctaaaaaaaaaaaaaagaaaaaacccccaacactAGACCAGAGTAGAACTGCACAGTGTGCTCTTTAGAGAGACTGCAGGCACCAATCTGTACTGactttgctttcctctcctcccctctagCTCCAGGCAACATGCAATGTTGAGCAGTCTCTGTTCAATGACTGGTTTACTGGGCATCTCAACTTCCAGATTGAACATCAGTGAGTACACACCCTGAGAGacaattttcttcctccttttttaaaatattgtttttcttttccctattcttctttcctttgaaTTCTAAAAACAGGTGTGGGGCACCAATgagtttgtcttttttaaagactgaaagCCCTAAAGAGAATCACAATGTAATTCAAATCCTTCACAGGAGTCACAGGAAGGTGAGAATGACTAAGCTTAAATTGAACGTGGGCAGGATCTATGAACCCAGGCAGAGAGGGTGTAACTAAAGTAGTAGCTCATCAGCATTGCTGAAAATGTTCATGCTAAGACACCCTCTTCATAGTCTGGCACAGTAATTTCAGCCCACCTGACTACTGGCACTATTACTCTAGAGACTGAGACTTGCAACTGGAGGATGGGCTCATCTTTTCTGGGATAGGAGATGGTTACTTCTGGAGAAAGAAGTAGTTTTTCCCAAATTATCACTAATTTTGAAGATCTGGCACTTTAGAGGGGTTAGAGACAGCTGTGGAAAATAAGAGGGGGAAAGCACAAAGGGCTTGTGAGTTCTTCATCCCAGAAGCACTCCAAGTGGAAaaaaccaggagcagctgcagtcCTTACTCAGTGTGATTCCTGGGAAATAATGATGAATGTGAAATGTGAAAGGTAATGTTTCTTATGGAAATAACTGGAAGATAATTTGTCTGTCTCCTGTTCCCAGCCTATTCCCCACAATGCCAAGACACAACTACTGGAAGGTGGCTCCACTGGTGAAGTCCTTGTGTGCCAAACATGGCATTGAGTACCAATGCAAGCCCCTGCTCACAGCTTTTGCAGACATAGTGCAGTAAGTTCCAACCCAGGGCAAAACTTTACAGAAGGCTGGAGGAGAGACTGGGAGCCTAACAACAACACTTGGCTTATTCTCTCACAAATGAACAACCAAACTCTTATTTCCCTTGTCCTCACCAACACTCCTGCAACCCTGCATAACATGGTCTCTTGTGCTCTCTCTTTTAGCTCTCTGAAGAATTCAGGAGAGCTCTGGCTTGATGCCTACCTGCACAAATAAGAAGACAAAGCTTGATGGTACCATTCACATCTTTGCATTCCCAGCAAGCTGAGGAGTGAGGACCACCAGAGTGTTTGGGAGAAGAAAACGGATAAGAAGCAGAGGACATGATTCCAATAGATATGAAGTTACCTGAATTTTACTTCTGGTCTTTCCTGGTGTTTTGGTTATATGATAAGAGGTGATAGGGCAAGCAGATGAGTGGTCAGAATAGAGAGAAACTCTTTGCTAACTGAGTAAAAATAGCCAAAAGCATTTCTGACTACGTGTTCATGGCAGGTTACAGACTGGTGCAGCTACACAGAAGTAATTTTGTCAGAGTACTCTggcaatttttcattttttttttttaggtactCCTCAAATGGAAGACTTAATTCTTAATACAGCATTTGCTCATCTGAAGTAACTTTAAATTGTACAGGATTTTGAATTATAGTGGTCCAGCTATGTGCTTAAATCATAATAAATTATCATAAACTACATGTTGTGGCATAATAAAGTATAGGAATTGCAATATGTGATTGAATAACAACATAAATGTGTTCCCCATTATGATTTGAGGATTTTTTGACTACATGaagtaaaatgcatttttacttCCTATGCTTTGACACATAGTGGGGCATTTCTATTAGGATTTTTGGAGCTTATTCAGGCTGAATAGTTACAGAAAGTCACATCATGTTTCTGACCACCCTAGGAAGTTTTGGGGGGACAAAGTTACCTTCCCTGCTTCCTGGTGAGGTTTACAACTCTGGAAATGAACCTGAGAGTTTGGATTACAAATAAAATCAGGTGTGGAAGGtgggaaaaggcagcagggaaaaggggagagagcTGGAGAATTGTGCAAGTTTGCAGAGTTATGCAAGCTGTGCACCATGCTGCAGGATCTCAtcatgctgcagagctgttcaTGCTCCAGACTCCctctcagctgctttttaaatcaGCATCACACAAGGTTTGGACTTGAACACTGGACCCACACTGTAAGGGAACAAGAGTACAGAGTCCAGACTGTCCAGACTCAGGGTTTTATGTGAGCCACTGACTTCTGTGTGTCAAAGCTTACTAAGTTCAAGCTTAAGGTAGTTTTGAGAGTTCAAGAGTAAACCAAATTTTCTGAGTAGATTCCAGATTTTGGCTCTGCCAGGCAGATAGTGAGTCAGAGGCTGATCTAGGCTCTTTGAATCACCCTTGAGAGGAAGCAATACCCCTTTGTCTTAGATAATAAATGGACTTTATATTGGTTGTGTAATGATTGTCTGAATTTTATGTCCCATGCTCAGCACTGACTTTACCTTAAAAACCTTTAACCCATTACAGCCAGCCAGCACGTATTAAAGATTTGCTATTAAACTATTGTTAACCTCAAATCATAACTGCAGATTTACCAGGGTAAACAGCACAAAGTACAAATCCCAAACCATGGGAATAAAAGAAACAACTCCTAAAAACTCTGAGAAAAGTAAGGAGTGAAGCAGGACTCTTCAGTTATTTTCAAACACACTCCcactattttaaaaagccttttcaaatTACCTTAagtagtaattttaaaataacttcttcaGGTAGATGAGAGCCTTGATTTTGAAGACCAGCATTTGATTTTGGGGCCTTTGACATGAATTGGCTTCTAGTGCAATTTGTAGTCAGGAACCCTGGAAGtcaaaatgcaataaataaaaagagctgCAAGTATTTTAGATGAGGACCCAACAGTGTGCAGATGAGGAAAGGTGTGCCAGAAGGTTGAGCAAGACTGAGATGAAAGGGTGTGGATAAAAATGGAATATGGATCCATGCCAGAGCAAACTGAAGGAGTTGCCAATTTTTCCCCAGGTATCTTTGACCAATCTTATCAGGATGTCAGACAGCACAGGTTTAGATGAAAGGCTGCCTTATTACaccaggaaaatatttaatagcttGGTGagattttacaaagaaaataccaCTGAGAGGGCCAAAGAAGAGAACATATACAAATTAGTGACATAACCCAAcagtaaaacatgaaaaaaaaaagactcataAGAAAAGTTGAATGTTTCAGTATATGAAATCAGACTGGAAGTAAAATTAGCATCACCATTAAAGCCTCTTCTCTAAGTGTGAAAAATGGTGGAAATAATACAGCATATTAACTGACTTATTCTAAA encodes:
- the LOC115598401 gene encoding acyl-CoA (8-3)-desaturase-like, whose product is MMMMDLPRGSGGERVGDPARGRELRSFSWDEIGQRNGRGARAEERWLVIERKVYDISDFYRRHPGGARLIDSHAGQDATDAFLSFHVDKVLVSKYLKPLQIGELAPDQPSVEPSKNKMLLKDFRELRAAVEKMGLLEPNQLFFFLHLTHILLLDAAAWLVLFYFGTSLIPVLVSLLVLTISQVQASWLQHDLGHLSVFRQTKWNHLLHKFVMCHLIGASARWWTLLHSQHHAKPNCFQKDPDIDMHPFLFTLGKKLSVELGIKKTKYMPYNHQHKYFFITLPPLLFPTYFQCHTFYIAYTKRYWADLAWMLTFYIRFFFMYGSLLEIKSLLAYFFIIRMLASSWFVWVSQMNHIPMDIYYDKNLDWVSTQLQATCNVEQSLFNDWFTGHLNFQIEHHLFPTMPRHNYWKVAPLVKSLCAKHGIEYQCKPLLTAFADIVHSLKNSGELWLDAYLHK